The sequence below is a genomic window from Plasmodium gaboni strain SY75 chromosome 10, whole genome shotgun sequence.
ATATGTTATAAATGTGATTCttattatgtaatataataatgatcatgttttattttatagaaacaaataaaattataattttataaaaaaagaaaataaatgaattacctttctattttttaaaaaataaaatgaacACACACGTTAAAATTTAGATTATTCACATATAGACTAgtaacaataatatatatatatatatatatatatatatattttaaatttattatgttatatGAAGCCAagtttaaataattaaCTATTTCCTAATTgaacataaatatattataattatattatatatatatcacaTAACGACCTTATTTTTTTGGATCccttaaaaaaaaaaaaaaaaaaaaaaaaaaaaaaaaaccattatatgatatattatacatacctttattctttaatgtatttaaaagtacgtacaataaaaaaaaaaaaaaaaaaaaaaattggaAAAACTTCAAATTCGcaagtatatataataagaaacAATCCGACATTTCTAAgacaaatatatttttatttttttttgagtTGTTTATCCTATgcatattattaaaaataacaaaaaagattatattatataaatttccatccatatatatatatatatatatatatttttaaaaacttatttttatttttatatattataaatatattttttattttatatatgattaagtttaaattcaaaattaggtatttaaaaaataaataaataaaaagataaaacTATAAATGTGTACAATTTCTACAAAATCGTAACaattatatagaaaaaataaaaatggcatattcataatatatatatatatatatatatatatacatataataatatgcttactttttttttttttttttttttttttgtaatatacaaataaattgTATTTCCCCccataaatataaataatatatatatatgtatgtattttttaaatacttatatatttattcaaatTTTTAATCATTATGTGGggaattatttttaattacacatattttttttgaatcTGACCATTGTTCATTTTCTATAAGATCATCTTCACCACTTTCTCTTGTATCTACCTTTGTAATTGATTCCTCTGAAACTCTTgtaattcttttttttgtagtagttttttttaaaactcttgtttttttatttgacatattaatattatcatttttttctaatatatcatctttatttatatattcttctttcataattttttcattcaCACTCTTATCTCTTTCACTTGTATATGTATCATCATCATATCcttcttcttcatttttttgatCAACCAAAAATTCAtcctttatattttttgtttcttcattattataattttcttcatcTATATCTTTAGTACTCCTACATACACTTCCATCACGTAATTTCATTTCAGatatatcatcatataattcattttttgttttggcatttttttcattttcatatttgtttttactttttatatttcttccATTCCCCATATCACTTTCTACATCATTGTCATAATTATGATCcaatttttcatttctaTTTTGACTATCTtttaaagaagaaatattCTGATCTCCCTCctcttctttttctttttcatttttaatattcttttgatcattatctatatcatcatttgtattattacCGTGTATATGTTCACAAACCTCTTCACTTGAAtttaatattcttttattcttaccatttatcatcttttcttcatcatctCTTTCATAACATATGTCGTCATCCCTATCAGCCTTCATATTGTCATTTCGATGACTAACATTTCTATCATAGGTATGGTCCCTATTAATTATACTCATACTTCTTGAACTTTTcctatatttttttctttcatcAATGTCACTCTTATTATCGTCCTTATCATCTCTtctaaaatatttatttcttcgAATATTCCTTCCCCTGTTATAAAAGTTATGCCTACTACTACGATTCATTCGATCAAAAGTAAATTTATCTCTATTATAGGGTCTTTCTTCACGAATATATCTTTCACTTTCTCTATATTGATCATTATCTGCTCTCACATAATTTTCACCTCTCTCTTTATTCTTATATCGTGTACTTAAATCTGAGTCGTTATATCTTATAACATCTACAGATTTTCcataaaatttttttccattcaatatattaataGCATCCTTTGCATTCTCATGATTATAAAATTCAATAATTCCATATTTTTCCTTACTATGATAATCTTCTACTATATTTGCATAGCTCACTGAACCTACTTCCCTACCAAAATCTTTAAGATCTTGCCAGCTAGCTTTTTcatcaatattttttacaacAATTCTTAATGAGTTCCTTCTTTCAATAGATTCATTACCAAAATTTGTTGGTGAATAATTTCTAGACATTTTAAAATTGAAATGGGTTCTATTATCATTCTTATGTACATATgaattcatattatattgatGCTCTTGAACACTTAATTCTTCACCAAAAAACATTTTCccattttctttttctaaTGCATTTAATGCATGCGAAGctttataatattcaatAAATGCAAATCTTCTTTTCCATTGCATATGCATTAT
It includes:
- a CDS encoding putative RNA-binding protein; its protein translation is MGKYSMSRKGEYSAERRYQYRDEKYEKSDNTSYGTKLDSHMKEKSSYYMNEGRRHDLSRSREDMTGTVGREGHKNDNMYNNNDRRRGSIENYERRRNEENYPGDRNRNISRSRRDFHRDAPSRERCYSNRSPRRNVSVDRKRGSMYDRNNDDNVYEKKGRYERDNHNNNNNSYNNKNNYNENQFSAEYENRGRNERMHMRRHSRDEKEGRRSYQEHYEEKRHRENNYEGYRHEGHRNDGYHKEGYHKEGYHNEGYHNEGRRNEEHRHEEHRHEKYQREGYHPRDHPHKEFHHNENPYYKKDFSHRVPPSGAIRRERGRDFRSHAYKKIGACKIFVGNISSNAREEDVRRRFEQYGDIMHMQWKRRFAFIEYYKASHALNALEKENGKMFFGEELSVQEHQYNMNSYVHKNDNRTHFNFKMSRNYSPTNFGNESIERRNSLRIVVKNIDEKASWQDLKDFGREVGSVSYANIVEDYHSKEKYGIIEFYNHENAKDAINILNGKKFYGKSVDVIRYNDSDLSTRYKNKERGENYVRADNDQYRESERYIREERPYNRDKFTFDRMNRSSRHNFYNRGRNIRRNKYFRRDDKDDNKSDIDERKKYRKSSRSMSIINRDHTYDRNVSHRNDNMKADRDDDICYERDDEEKMINGKNKRILNSSEEVCEHIHGNNTNDDIDNDQKNIKNEKEKEEEGDQNISSLKDSQNRNEKLDHNYDNDVESDMGNGRNIKSKNKYENEKNAKTKNELYDDISEMKLRDGSVCRSTKDIDEENYNNEETKNIKDEFLVDQKNEEEGYDDDTYTSERDKSVNEKIMKEEYINKDDILEKNDNINMSNKKTRVLKKTTTKKRITRVSEESITKVDTRESGEDDLIENEQWSDSKKICVIKNNSPHND